CTGTTGATACGTAGGTGCTGGCTGCACATAaggttgttgattttgcaTTGGTTGCAGTTGTTGGTACTGTTTTTGATGTGTTAGTGTTACTTGCggttgttgatattggtGTTGATATGACAGTCCTTCTTGGGGTGCTTGCTCataaagttgttgttgatattgttgttcgtatgctgttgttggttgAGTATAAACTTGTTGTCGTGCCTGAGCATAGAcctgttgttgtggtggttgatTATATTGCGCTGTTTGTTTTTCTGTCATTACTTGTAACACCACTGTGTCTGTATTGATCATTAAACTTTATATTCTGTAAAATAAGGAATAGATACCATTAATCtaaaaaaactaaacttataaatatatacaCATAAATTAAAACAGGAGAAACACCCTCTTCTCTATTGAGTAGCCTTTTCTTGGGCGACTTTATTAGCTTCATCAACAAGACGTTTATCTTCAGCTTCCTTTTCCATAATAATTCTCTTCCATTCTGGaattggttttggtttctttttatttatctCCTCTTCTTTCATAGCCAACAAAAGAGTAcccaataataatataatggTGATACCTTGTGCGTACATTCTTGCTTGAACAGCTTTTTGTGCGGTATCCATAATTTTGTCTCTGTTAACCAATACCCAAGAACCATATAAGGAACCAGCCCAAGCACTTATgataattttatatttattgtCATTCAATACGGTGAAACATTTGTCACTAAGCGATAATCTGTTCCATTCACGGTATTCTTCCAAATATTTAGCTTCCTGATACTCCGATTGATGCATCTTTCTATCGAATTCAACAGAACCTTGATCAGCGAAAAAGGCAGCCACAGAAATTGTTGGCATAGCAATTATGGCTGCTTTGATACTTGGATTGAATGTTGCAAATCTCGCTGGATGTCTATGCTTTAAATATTGGTACAAACCGACTGAAAGTGCACCACCATAAAACAACCCTTTGGCACCTTCTGAAATAATATGTGAAATGTGAGcgtctttttcttctttggaTAAGATCTTCATTGTGGAATTAAGATGACTTTGTGATTAAATTGTTGACTTCTTTAAGCCTTTTAATGTggaggaa
This genomic stretch from Candida albicans SC5314 chromosome 1, complete sequence harbors:
- a CDS encoding uncharacterized protein (Ortholog of S. cerevisiae Aim38/Rcf2, cytochrome c oxidase subunit; plasma membrane localized; Hap43-repressed; induced in oralpharyngeal candidasis; flow model biofilm induced; Spider biofilm repressed) yields the protein MKILSKEEKDAHISHIISEGAKGLFYGGALSVGLYQYLKHRHPARFATFNPSIKAAIIAMPTISVAAFFADQGSVEFDRKMHQSEYQEAKYLEEYREWNRLSLSDKCFTVLNDNKYKIIISAWAGSLYGSWVLVNRDKIMDTAQKAVQARMYAQGITIILLLGTLLLAMKEEEINKKKPKPIPEWKRIIMEKEAEDKRLVDEANKVAQEKATQ